A single Lolium perenne isolate Kyuss_39 chromosome 6, Kyuss_2.0, whole genome shotgun sequence DNA region contains:
- the LOC127326780 gene encoding probable cytosolic oligopeptidase A, producing the protein MLPIIISSSVSRLLVPALASPSPSRAANRLLLLSVLPSSSPLRAFCPLPRPSARATCSAAMAEAADNPLLADFDFPPFDAVQPAHVRPGIRALLARLEAELEALEKGVEPVWAKLVVPLERITDSLDVVWNVVDHLKAVKDSPDLRAAVEDVQPDKVKFYLRLGQSKPIYQAFNAIRNSSEWDSLSDARKRVVQGQIKDAVLGGVALEDEQREKFNHIQQELEKLTEKFSENVLDATKKFEKLITDKKQIDGLPASALGLAAQTAVSKGHENATADNGPWVITLDAPSFSAVMQHAKNRALREEVYRAYLTRASSGDLDNTDIITQILKLRLEKAKLLGYKNYAEVSLARKMATVDRVQELLEKIRAASWDHAVQDMEDLKAFVKDSGSAEANDLANWDLNFWSERLRESKYDIDEESLRPYFALPKVMDGLFSLANKLFGINVEPADGLAPVWNSDVKFYCVKDSSNSPVAYFYFDPYSRPSEKRGGAWMNVVFSRSRVLARNGSSVRLPVAHMVCNQMPPVGDKPSLMTFREVETVFHEFGHALQHMLTTQDEAFVAGISGIEWDAVELPSQFMENWCYHKETLLSIAKHYETGEVLPEEIYAKLVAAKNFRAGSFSLRQIRFASVDMELHTTYDPSGPVSVYDVDRKVAERTQVLAPLPEDRFLCGFSHIFAGGYAAGYYSYKWAEVLSADAFSAFEDAGLDNEKAIEETGRRFRDTVLALGGGKSPLEVFVSFRGREPSPEPLLRHNGLLPVAA; encoded by the exons ATGCTCCCCATCATCATCTCCTCCTCCGTGTCCCGCCTCCTCGTCCCCGCGCTCGCTAGCCCTTCTCCTAGCCGAGCGGCcaaccgcctcctcctcctctccgtcCTCCCTTCCTCCTCCCCGCTCCGCGCCTTCTGCCCCCTCCCACGCCCCTCCGCCCGCGCCACCTGCTCCGCCGCCATGGCGGAAGCCGCCGACAACCCGCTCCTCGCCGACTTCGACTTCCCGCCATTCGACGCCGTCCAGCCCGCCCACGTCCGCCCCGGGATCCGCGCCCTCCTCGCCCGCCTC GAGGCCGAGCTGGAGGCGCTCGAGAAGGGCGTGGAGCCGGTCTGGGCCAAGCTCGTCGTCCCGCTCGAGCGCATCACCGACAGCCTCGACGTCGTATGGAACGTCGTCGACCACCTCAAGGCCGTCAAGGACTCgccagacctccgcgcagcggtagaggACGTGCAGCCAGACAAGGTCAAGTTCTATCTCAGGCTGGGCCAGAGCAAGCCCATATACCAAGCCTTCAACGCCATCAGGAACTCTTCGGAATGGGACAGCCTCAGCGATGCTCGCAAGCGTGTCGTACAAG GCCAAATAAAAGATGCTGTTCTTGGTGGAGTCGCACTCGAGGATGAACAGAGGGAAAAGTTTAATCACATCCAGCAA GAGCTTGAAAAGCTCACAGAGAAGTTCAGTGAAAATGTGCTAGATGCAACAAAGAAGTTTGAGAAATTGATTACTGATAAGAAACAAATCGATGGCTTGCCTGCTTCAGCCCTCGGCTTAGCAGCGCAAACTGCCGTGTCAAAG GGTCATGAAAATGCTACAGCTGACAATGGACCTTGGGTCATTACACTGGATGCACCGAGCTTTTCAGCAGTTATGCAACATGCGAAGAACAGAGCTCTGCGTGAAGAGGTTTATCGTGCCTATCTGACCCGTGCCTCGAGTGGAGATCTTGATAACACCGATATCATAACTCAGATCCTAAAGTTGAGGCTAGAGAAGGCTAAACTACTTGGCTACAAGAACTACGCTGAG GTAAGCTTGGCTCGGAAAATGGCGACTGTTGACCGGGTGCAAGAGCTTCTTGAGAAAATCCGGGCTGCTTCTTGGGATCATGCTGTTCAAG ATATGGAAGACCTGAAAGCCTTTGTGAAGGATTCTGGTTCTGCAGAAGCCAATGATCTGGCAAACTGGGACCTTAACTTCTGGAGTGAACGACTACGAGAATCTAAATATGACATCGATGAG GAATCACTGCGTCCTTACTTTGCCCTACCCAAGGTTATGGATGGCCTCTTCAGTCTTGCAAATAAGCTATTTGGTATAAACGTTGAACCTGCAGATGGATTAGCTCCT GTTTGGAATAGCGATGTCAAATTTTATTGTGTCAAGGATTCTTCCAATAGTCCTGTTGCTTACTTTTACTTCGATCCATATTCAAGACCATCTGAAAAACGTGGTGGGGCTTGGATGAATGTGGTTTTTTCTCGTAGTCGCGTGCTCGCTCGCAATGGATCGTCTGTAAGGCTGCCTGTTGCCCATATGGTGTGTAATCAGATGCCACCAGTTGGCGATAAGCCCAGTCTTATGACCTTCCGTGAG GTTGAAACTGTGTTCCATGAGTTTGGTCATGCGCTGCAGCATATGCTTACCACACAAGATGAAGCCTTTGTTGCTGGTATCAGTGGGATAGAGTGGGATGCTGTAGAGTTACCCTCTCAATTCATGGAAAACTGGTGCTATCACAA GGAGACTCTTTTGAGCATCGCAAAGCATTATGAAACCGGTGAAGTTCTTCCAGAGGAAATTTATGCTAAGCTTGTGGCTGCAAAGAATTTCCGTGCTGGCTCCTTCAGTCTCCGTCAG ATACGTTTCGCTAGTGTAGATATGGAGCTGCATACGACTTATGATCCCAGTGGACCAGTGTCCGTGTATGATGTTGACCGGAAAGTTGCAGAACGAACCCAAGTTCTTGCTCCTCTGCCGGAGGACAGATTCCTGTGTGGATTTAGCCATATTTTTGCAG GTGGCTATGCAGCAGGGTACTACAGTTACAAG TGGGCTGAAGTGTTATCAGCTGATGCATTCTCAGCATTTGAAGATGCTGGTCTGGACAATGAGAAG